The Zalophus californianus isolate mZalCal1 chromosome 6, mZalCal1.pri.v2, whole genome shotgun sequence DNA window CAAGAGGGACACTCAGGAGACCTTGTCCATGTGAAGGTGACTTGGGCTTCTGCACTGAGATCAGAAGGGGCAAAGTGGGGAGAGTGATGGAGCTCATGGGGCgcaccttctctctccctccttctccactAAGTCTGAGATACTCCTCCATTTCATGGGTCAGGGGGCTGGGCAACAGCCAGATGATCAGCTTTGCATTTGTCCTTAGTAGTGTTTAAGAGAAGCAACCATTGTGGGGGTTACTCACACTGAAAGACAGACGGCCtagtggggaggggctggaggcagaggggcagCTATAGAGCAGGCAGAGCGAAAGCCACCGAGCTGTGCCAGAGCCCAGTAATCACCCTAGGCATTTAGCTGGcgcctttctccctctccaaacACACTGCTTCTTAATCCCTCAGCACAAGGAAGCTGGATGGAGACAGAGGCTCAAAGGGCCACAGCATCCTCGAGGCTACACAGGGCTCAGTGTGAAAAATAGGAACCGGATGGAGGGAGGCTCTATTTAGCCTGATCTCGAGTCTGCTGGACACACTATGGTTGGCTGATAATAGGTactgggagtggggtgggtgtGGTTACTGTAGGAAAAAATCTAGATCCCGTGGTTTCTGTTTTTACACTTCTTCTCTCTAAATGCTGGGAACTCTGGCTCAGTTTCTCAACACCTGTGGGCAAGGCAGGAGTAGTTTGTTGGAATTTCAGCAATGCTCCCATTTGTGGAGGGCATGGCCTGCAACTAACTGACAGAATGGCTAGGGGCCTGGATTCCAGAAGAAAATACAATATCCAATATTCagcctttccctccccaccccaccacttcCTATACCAGGCAGCTCCTGGGCAACCTGGAGAAATGAAGTATAGCATGGCTGAAGGGGAAGGgtaaaatggacattttattATACACAGTAGCATAAATGAGACAAGAGTCAAATCTAGAGTGATGGTCTTCATAACAATTCTCCAATTTATAGGCACTCAACCTAAACGTCCTTTTCTCAGTCCTGGAGGAGAAATGGATTCTCACGTAGGAGAAAGCTGTAGTCCAGTTCATGAGGATGATGCCTAGTGAATGTCGCTTAGTCTCAGTGGAGGGCCAAAGCCATTTGGGGAAGTGTCTCCCGAGGGCAGGAAGGCCATCCTAGATAGGTCCATCAGAAAAACCAGCAATCTCTTAGGCCCACAAGGCAATAAAGGCCATGAAGGCAAAACCAGCGGCTACGCAGCCCCACTTGGCCAGAGGGGCCTCAGGGCCAGCTAGCTCCCGGGGCAGAATTTCCAGGAAGGTGACATACAGAAAGGTGCCGGCTGCCACACCTTCTAACACCACCTGGGCTAGGCCCTGCCCCCCTTTGGAGTCCCCTTGGGTCACAGCCAGCCCCAGGACCAGGCCCATGGGGGACATGAGAGCTAATGACAGTATGGACAACGTGGCCCATCGTGAGCCAGTGCCTATCTGCACCAGCCGCAGTCCTACCCCAAACACTATGAGCCCCTTGTGAGCCAGGACAGCGAGACAGAGCTGCACGGTAGTTGCTACTGTTGGCTGCAGCCCCACGGCTAGCCCTTCAAACACTGAGTGAAAGGAGAGTGACAGCAAGAGGACGAGGGCCCGGAGGGGGCCCTttgagggtgagggtgggggtccGTGGCTGTGGAGTTCCAGGACATGAGTCCCGCCCCACTCTTCCTGCACCATGCTTCCTCCAGCGGCCTGAGGACAGCACTGCGATGCCAGCGACTCcaagaagaagataaagaagaagcCCAGGGAGACGATAAGCTCTCCGTAGGGATACTCCACCTAGGAACagagagaggggctgggaggtgggaagggaagagaagcgAGTACACCGGGTGGCCGTGGGAGTGGGAGACTGAAGAGAATGGGAAACATGGGGCTCTGCCCAATTCGTAAGACCTGGCCGCCTGTTTGCCCTGCTGGCACTCACTCCGGTCTGTGGCCTTATTCCCATCTGCTTCAGATGCTTCCAGATTGATGCCGCATGTTGGGCATAAAGAAGGGCAGGGGAATGAAGCCAAGAGCAGGCATGGACAGCAACAAGAAGAATCCCTGAGGGACTAAGGGACACCAGAGTGACAGGGTTAGAAACATGGGAAAAGAACGTGAGGCCTACCAAAGGGccagagaaagagtgaaagagtAAAGCAGAGCTTTTTCTGGGGTTCCACAGACCCAAGAGGATGGGGTGGGCTCCTCCCTTCCTCAGTGCTGTCTGagctgaggagcagagaggatCCGTGGTTTCCTCCCTCACATACTCCCCTCAAAAGGGTCTGGCAGTGAAAGGGGTCTCCGGTTCTCCTCCCCCTCCAGGGAGGGACTGGCGGGAGATACTTACCTGAGCTGAATCAGCATCATCAGAAGcatttccctccctttctgtccTGTTCtagggagagaaaagcaggaatCAGGCGGGGGATGGAGCAGCTCAGCTTCCTGTCCTGCCCCTTCAGCTCCGTTGATTTCCTTAAAGTCCAACGTGACCGGCTTTCACCGTGCCCCGAAAGAGCTGtcctctccctgtccttccaccCGTGTCCTCGGCCCTGTCATGGTCCCCCTCATCATTCTGGCCTCACAGCCCTGCCGCTCACCATTTCTGCTGCTCACCTGCATCTTAAACTTCTGGATCTCTGAGTCAATTCCCTCCAGGGCTTCAGCGGTCATGTGCATGAGCCCTGCTCCCAGGAAAACACCAGCAGAGGTGCAGCCCAGGAGGCTAAGGACCCGGCGGTGACGACCTAAAAAAAGGAGGAGTTACAATCCAGTTGGCAATGAGATAGAAAAGGTGACAAAAGAGCAAACAGGTAGCACCCGATGTCCCCAGCTTGGGGACGGTGAGAGCCTCGGAGCAAGGCGTCGGGATAGGTGATAGGGCCGTAGTTAGGCTGAGGTTAGGGGGCCGGAGGCGGCAGGGCTGTACCTGTGGCGGCATCAATCTGGAACCACTTGAAGCAGATGGGAATAAGGCCACAGACCAGGGTGAGAACCAGCAGGGCAAAGAGGCAGCCAATTTTCACTCCTAGTAGTGATTCCATCCTTGGGGTACAGGATAAGCAGATGCCTCAGAATAGTAAAAGGGAGTTAGGGTCTTTGGAGCAGGAGTGTGGAAGTAGGTGGTCAAAGCTGGACTATCTACTCTCCTGAGTTCCAGGAGGCCGTGGGGATCCTCCTTCTGTTCTGTGTTGCCTCTGCTTGCACAGCCTTGCATAGCTGACTGGGGCCCTGCCCCCGATTCCCGCCCTCCCCCGACgaggaggcccctcccctggctcacgcCTTCCAGAACTGGGAAACCAGAAA harbors:
- the SLC39A2 gene encoding zinc transporter ZIP2 isoform X3: MPGAISLELQEKGGPSSTGFPGVPGGSTTSQPHLLPEGGPKSPLKRMESLLGVKIGCLFALLVLTLVCGLIPICFKWFQIDAATGRHRRVLSLLGCTSAGVFLGAGLMHMTAEALEGIDSEIQKFKMQDRKGGKCF
- the SLC39A2 gene encoding zinc transporter ZIP2 isoform X2; translation: MESLLGVKIGCLFALLVLTLVCGLIPICFKWFQIDAATGRHRRVLSLLGCTSAGVFLGAGLMHMTAEALEGIDSEIQKFKMQNRTEREGNASDDADSAQVEYPYGELIVSLGFFFIFFLESLASQCCPQAAGGSMVQEEWGGTHVLELHSHGPPPSPSKGPLRALVLLLSLSFHSVFEGLAVGLQPTVATTVQLCLAVLAHKGLIVFGVGLRLVQIGTGSRWATLSILSLALMSPMGLVLGLAVTQGDSKGGQGLAQVVLEGVAAGTFLYVTFLEILPRELAGPEAPLAKWGCVAAGFAFMAFIALWA
- the SLC39A2 gene encoding zinc transporter ZIP2 isoform X1; this translates as MPGAISLELQEKGGPSSTGFPGVPGGSTTSQPHLLPEGGPKSPLKRMESLLGVKIGCLFALLVLTLVCGLIPICFKWFQIDAATGRHRRVLSLLGCTSAGVFLGAGLMHMTAEALEGIDSEIQKFKMQNRTEREGNASDDADSAQVEYPYGELIVSLGFFFIFFLESLASQCCPQAAGGSMVQEEWGGTHVLELHSHGPPPSPSKGPLRALVLLLSLSFHSVFEGLAVGLQPTVATTVQLCLAVLAHKGLIVFGVGLRLVQIGTGSRWATLSILSLALMSPMGLVLGLAVTQGDSKGGQGLAQVVLEGVAAGTFLYVTFLEILPRELAGPEAPLAKWGCVAAGFAFMAFIALWA